The following proteins are encoded in a genomic region of Oncorhynchus keta strain PuntledgeMale-10-30-2019 chromosome 6, Oket_V2, whole genome shotgun sequence:
- the LOC118385464 gene encoding proteinase-activated receptor 2 → MASSRILFCLVLLGCACATNPSQGKGRGFIGVVDPQDADRVTVSKATADTLRSSLTTVFLPIVYIVVFVVGLPTNAMAIWVFLFRTKKKHPSAIYMANLALSDLLFVIWTPLKIAYHLNGNDWIYGEGLCKVLVGFFYGNMYCSILFITCLSVQRYWGVAHPLSQQRKNNKVAVAVSVSIWAFIWLTTTPLYLYNHTAKLKDPNITTCHDVNIIHDLEDPFPDVALPYFYFVLMAGIVFLVPSLVIITAYILLLSALGNAMTDGSAGKNRRKAVVLIVTVLVTFLVCFIPSNVMLVVHYSLLKDGVVNNGYGFYITTLCLASLNCCLDPFIYYFVSEDFRDHVKNTLLCRSSRTVERMRVSFSSMKYSRKSKAYVSESGNTQSSTC, encoded by the exons ATGGCCTCTTCTCGAATacttttctgtttagtgttgctCGGTTGCGCTTGTGCAACAAATCCGTCTCAAG GTAAAGGACGAGGGTTCATCGGGGTGGTTGACCCTCAGGATGCCGACCGTGTTACAGTGTCCAAGGCGACCGCAGACACGCTACGGAGCAGTCTGACCACGGTGTTCCTCCCCATCGTCTACATAGTGGTGTTTGTTGTGGGGCTCCCCACCAACGCCATGGCCATCTGGGTCTTCCTGTTCAGGACCAAGAAGAAGCACCCTTCCGCCATCTACATGGCCAACCTGGCTCTGTCCGACCTGCTCTTTGTCATCTGGACTCCCCTGAAGATCGCCTACCACCTCAACGGCAACGACTGGATCTATGGAGAGGGGTTGTGTAAAGTCCTGGTGGGCTTCTTCTACGGGAACATGTACtgctccatcctcttcatcaccTGTCTGAGTGTCCAGCGCTACTGGGGTGTGGCCCATCCTCTATCTCAGCAGAGGAAGAACAACAAAGTGGCGGTCGCTGTCTCCGTCTCTATCTGGGCCTTCATCTGGCTCACCACCACCCCTCTGTACCTGTACAACCACACGGCCAAGCTCAAGGACCCCAACATCACCACCTGCCATGACGTCAACATCATCCATGATCTGGAGGACCCCTTCCCTGACGTAGCGCTCCCCTACTTCTACTTCGTCCTCATGGCCGGCATCGTGTTCCTGGTCCCCTCGCTGGTAATCATCACGGCCTACATCCTCCTCCTGAGCGCTCTCGGGAACGCCATGACAGACGGGAGCGCCGGGAAGAACCGCCGGAAAGCCGTGGTGCTGATCGTGACCGTGCTGGTCACCTTCCTGGTGTGTTTCATCCCCAGTAACGTCATGCTGGTCGTCCACTACTCCCTCCTCAAAGACGGGGTGGTCAACAACGGCTACGGCTTCTACATCACCACTCTGTGTCTGGCCAGCCTCAACTGCTGCCTGGATCCCTTCATCTACTACTTTGTGTCGGAGGACTTCAGGGACCATGTGAAGAACACACTGCTGTGTAGGAGCAGCAGGACGGTGGAGAGGATGAGGGTCTCCTTCAGCTCCATGAAGTACTCCAGGAAGAGCAAGGCCTACGTGTCTGAGTCTGGGAACACACAGAGCAGTACCTGCTAG
- the LOC118385466 gene encoding proteinase-activated receptor 2-like isoform X1: MSFKPHCLKLIFLLACAGHCMSQETEQIDADVINRGFTGTESPEGVWVSQTAHMVLDSRLTTVFLPIVYIVVFAVGLPTNAMAIWVFLFRTKKKHPAAIYMANLALSDLLFVIWTPLKIAYHFNGNNWIYGEGLCKVLVGFFYGNMYCSILFITCLSVQRYWAIVKPLSQNRRNNEVAIGVSVAVWVGVWLMTTPLYLYDQTVTVTNLNIITCHDVTRPSQNSMAAGYFLTMGILGFVVPTVVCVVAYILMLKSLRNSMTDASITKNRRKAVVLIITVLVMFLVCFTPSNIMLLVHYSLLLAGGVNNGYGFYISTLCLAALNSCLDPFIYYFISEEFRQHVKNTLRCRSERTVERMRVSFNALKYSKKSSTYTSDSGKTQSSSC; the protein is encoded by the exons ATGAGTTTTAAGCCACATTGTTTGAAACTGATATTTTTATTGGCCTGTGCCGGGCACTGTATGTCTCAGGAAACTG aGCAGATCGATGCTGATGTTATCAACCGAGGCTTCACGGGGACCGAGTCACCGGAAGGAGTGTGGGTCTCCCAGACGGCCCACATGGTCCTGGACAGTCGTCTGACCACGGTGTTCCTCCCCATCGTCTACATCGTGGTGTTTGCTGTGGGGCTCCCCACCAACGCCATGGCCATCTGGGTCTTCCTGTTCAGGACCAAGAAGAAGCACCCCGCCGCCATCTACATGGCCAACCTGGCTCTGTCTGACCTGCTCTTTGTCATCTGGACTCCCCTGAAGATCGCCTACCACTTCAACGGCAACAACTGGATCTATGGAGAGGGGTTGTGTAAAGTCCTGGTGGGCTTCTTCTACGGGAACATGTACtgctccatcctcttcatcaccTGTCTGAGTGTCCAGCGCTACTGGGCCATCGTCAAACCACTCTCCCAGAATAGGAGAAATAACGAGGTAGCCATCGGCGTCTCTGTCGCAGTCTGGGTGGGGGTCTGGCTGATGaccacccctctctacctctatgaCCAGACGGTCACAGTGACCAACCTCAACATCATCACATGCCACGACGTCACCCGACCCAGCCAGAATAGCATGGCCGCAGGCTACTTCCTGACCATGGGAATCCTGGGATTTGTAGTTCCCACCGTGGTGTGCGTGGTGGCCTACATTCTGATGCTCAAGTCCCTGAGGAACTCCATGACAGATGCCAGCATCACTAAGAATCGGCGCAAGGCGGTGGTGCTAATCATCACGGTGTTGGTCATGTTCCTGGTCTGTTTCACCCCCAGTAACATCATGCTGCTGGTGCACTACTCCCTCCTGCTGGCCGGAGGCGTGAACAACGGCTACGGCTTCTACATCTCTACCCTGTGTCTGGCCGCCCTCAACAGCTGCCTGGATCCATTCATCTACTACTTCATCTCAGAGGAGTTCAGGCAGCATGTGAAAAACACACTGAGATGCCGCAGCGAGAGGACGGTGGAGAGGATGAGGGTCTCGTTCAACGCTCTGAAGTACTCCAAAAAGAGTAGCACCTACACTTCAGACTCTGGAAAAACACAGAGCAGCTCCTGTTAA
- the LOC118385466 gene encoding proteinase-activated receptor 2-like isoform X2 encodes MVLDSRLTTVFLPIVYIVVFAVGLPTNAMAIWVFLFRTKKKHPAAIYMANLALSDLLFVIWTPLKIAYHFNGNNWIYGEGLCKVLVGFFYGNMYCSILFITCLSVQRYWAIVKPLSQNRRNNEVAIGVSVAVWVGVWLMTTPLYLYDQTVTVTNLNIITCHDVTRPSQNSMAAGYFLTMGILGFVVPTVVCVVAYILMLKSLRNSMTDASITKNRRKAVVLIITVLVMFLVCFTPSNIMLLVHYSLLLAGGVNNGYGFYISTLCLAALNSCLDPFIYYFISEEFRQHVKNTLRCRSERTVERMRVSFNALKYSKKSSTYTSDSGKTQSSSC; translated from the coding sequence ATGGTCCTGGACAGTCGTCTGACCACGGTGTTCCTCCCCATCGTCTACATCGTGGTGTTTGCTGTGGGGCTCCCCACCAACGCCATGGCCATCTGGGTCTTCCTGTTCAGGACCAAGAAGAAGCACCCCGCCGCCATCTACATGGCCAACCTGGCTCTGTCTGACCTGCTCTTTGTCATCTGGACTCCCCTGAAGATCGCCTACCACTTCAACGGCAACAACTGGATCTATGGAGAGGGGTTGTGTAAAGTCCTGGTGGGCTTCTTCTACGGGAACATGTACtgctccatcctcttcatcaccTGTCTGAGTGTCCAGCGCTACTGGGCCATCGTCAAACCACTCTCCCAGAATAGGAGAAATAACGAGGTAGCCATCGGCGTCTCTGTCGCAGTCTGGGTGGGGGTCTGGCTGATGaccacccctctctacctctatgaCCAGACGGTCACAGTGACCAACCTCAACATCATCACATGCCACGACGTCACCCGACCCAGCCAGAATAGCATGGCCGCAGGCTACTTCCTGACCATGGGAATCCTGGGATTTGTAGTTCCCACCGTGGTGTGCGTGGTGGCCTACATTCTGATGCTCAAGTCCCTGAGGAACTCCATGACAGATGCCAGCATCACTAAGAATCGGCGCAAGGCGGTGGTGCTAATCATCACGGTGTTGGTCATGTTCCTGGTCTGTTTCACCCCCAGTAACATCATGCTGCTGGTGCACTACTCCCTCCTGCTGGCCGGAGGCGTGAACAACGGCTACGGCTTCTACATCTCTACCCTGTGTCTGGCCGCCCTCAACAGCTGCCTGGATCCATTCATCTACTACTTCATCTCAGAGGAGTTCAGGCAGCATGTGAAAAACACACTGAGATGCCGCAGCGAGAGGACGGTGGAGAGGATGAGGGTCTCGTTCAACGCTCTGAAGTACTCCAAAAAGAGTAGCACCTACACTTCAGACTCTGGAAAAACACAGAGCAGCTCCTGTTAA
- the LOC118385467 gene encoding proteinase-activated receptor 1-like — translation MFYKTVLILAAVHAASSAVYNGSAIVRTFARRLVTEWPLVTDEPIDLDLLDYYPNEDRNGPGGRLNHGSAPGQRVGFINGSRLGQVELGSVRNVTGVWSYAISVTANDFLTGRLSTIFIPTLYTVVFLISVPLNTVAMVTFARQIRPMKPAVIYMLNLAAADLLFALLLPFKIAYHYGGNDWGFGEGMCRLVTAAFYCNMYSSVLLMTCISVDRLLAVAYPINSLAWRSPCKAALACSSMWVLAVGGSLPLVLSQQTVYYDPLGITTCHDIQDLKLLEGRYLFFFPILSCTLYFLPLFVTVTCYSRVVQVLNRAPHGVIGRSRQKARAVVMVVIVLVVFVICFTPTNAILLAHYLQIGGRVAGEPDATHVAYLVSLCVGSISCCLDPLVYYFGSSRCQRQLAAALGCRAGAEGGKNLASSSGSSSTSTSTRISKVDAFQASLSSQYKKLLV, via the exons ATGTTTTATAAAACTGTTCTTATCCTGGCAGCGGTGCATGCGGCTTCGTCCGCGGTTTATAACG GCAGCGCCATCGTTAGGACCTTTGCCAGGCGATTAGTCACGGAATGGCCCCTGGTCACAGACGAGCCTATAGATCTGGACCTGCTGGACTACTACCCAAACGAAGACAGAAATGGGCCCGGAGGCAGACTCAACCATGGATCCGCACCGGGACAGAGAGTTGGGTTTATTAACGGGTCCAGACTGGGACAGGTGGAACTGGGCTCGGTCAGGAATGTTACAGGAGTCTGGTCTTACGCTATCTCTGTTACGGCCAACGACTTCCTCACGGGCCGTCTGTCCACCATCTTCATCCCGACGCTTTACACCGTCGTCTTCCTCATCAGCGTGCCCCTCAACACTGTCGCCATGGTGACCTTTGCCCGACAGATCCGTCCCATGAAGCCGGCGGTGATCTACATGCTGAACCTGGCGGCCGCTGACCTCCTGTTCGCCCTATTGCTGCCCTTCAAGATCGCCTACCACTACGGTGGCAACGACTGGGGCTTCGGCGAGGGGATGTGCCGCCTGGTCACCGCCGCCTTCTACTGCAACATGTACTCCTCCGTCCTCCTTATGACCTGTATCAGCGTGGACCGCCTGCTGGCCGTGGCCTACCCCATCAACTCCCTGGCCTGGAGGAGTCCATGTAAAGCAGCCCTGGCCTGCAGCTCCATGTGGGTCCTGGCTGTGGGTGGCTCGCTGCCCCTGGTCCTCTCACAGCAGACAGTCTACTACGACCCACTTGGCATAACCACCTGCCATGACATCCAGGACCTGAAGCTGTTAGAGGGGCGCTACCTcttcttcttccccattctctccTGCACCCTCTACTTCCTGCCGCTGTTCGTCACGGTGACCTGCTACTCCCGGGTGGTGCAAGTGCTCAACAGGGCTCCACACGGCGTCATAG GTCGTTCAAGGCAGAAGGCACGGGCAGTGGTGATGGTGGTCATCGTGCTGGTGGTGTTTGTGATCTGTTTCACGCCCACCAACGCCATCCTTCTGGCTCACTACCTCCAGATTGGTGGGCGGGTGGCGGGGGAGCCGGACGCCACTCACGTGGCCTAcctggtgtctctgtgtgtggggagCATAAGCTGCTGCCTGGATCCCCTGGTCTACTACTTTGGCTCGTCCCGGTGCCAGAGGCAGCTTGCGGCGGCTCTGGGGTGCCGGGCGGGTGCAGAGGGAGGGAAGAATCTGGCCTCATCCTCTGGTTCTtccagcaccagcaccagcaccaggATAAGTAAGGTGGATGCCTTCCAGGCCAGCCTCAGCAGCCAGTACAAGAAACTCCTGGTCTGA
- the LOC118385468 gene encoding proteinase-activated receptor 3 isoform X1 translates to MGKLVLFLLVTFLLLFLLVTFLLLGVTFQSKGKRAKKSKCNITVIPRTFKGKIIQLKSVSLPIACQQTQTQQPPHYSGPPTASAPTPPALWLLSNDTAAYLSGPLSRRVIPSFYMLAIVVGIPANVAILSSVATEVRRVSSAILYCSLAISDLFLLLSLVFKAHYHLHGNQWVFGETACRIVTACFYGNLYCSAHTLACISVKRYLAVVRPFLYKSLPKRAYTAWASVVVWGVFGAAVIPELLVRQSYHLPQLGLTTCHDVLPLDYSSHAPLLYYKLGLTFLGLLVPLVVTAVCYARIVRELNHSHHDWALYVKASSLVFVIFVACFGPAGTLHFLHYVRLLAGEEDSFYGYFNVAVCLCCLHACLDPFLFLLMSKSTGSKLHFMTLSIST, encoded by the exons ATGGGGAAACTTGTGCTGTTTCTATTGGTTACTTTTCTTTTGCTGTTTCTATTGGTTACTTTTCTTTTGCTGGGTGTGACATTTCAATCCAAAG GGAAAAGGGCCAAGAAATCCAAGTGCAACATCACTGTAATTCCCAGAACATTTAAAGGAAAAATCATACAGTTaaagtctgtctctctccctattgCCTgccaacagacacagacacaacaacCACCCCATTATTCTGGCCCCCCCACTGCCTCTGCTCCTACCCCTCCGGCGCTGTGGTTGCTAAGCAACGACACAGCGGCGTACCTCTCCGGCCCCCTGAGCAGGCGGGTCATCCCCAGTTTTTACATGCTGGCCATTGTCGTGGGGATCCCAGCCAACGTCGCCATCTTGTCCTCCGTGGCCACCGAAGTCAGGAGGGTGTCGTCGGCCATCCTCTACTGCAGCCTGGCCATCTccgacctcttcctcctcctctccctcgtctTCAAGGCCCACTACCATCTCCACGGCAACCAATGGGTGTTCGGCGAGACTGCCTGCCGCATCGTCACAGCCTGTTTCTACGGCAACCTGTACTGCTCGGCACACACGCTAGCCTGTATTAGCGTCAAACGCTACCTGGCCGTGGTGCGCCCGTTTCTCTACAAGAGCCTCCCCAAGAGGGCCTATACCGCCTGGGCCAGCGTGGTTGTTTGGGGGGTGTTTGGGGCTGCTGTCATACCCGAGCTCCTGGTCCGGCAGAGCTACCACCTCCCTCAGCTAGGCCTCACTACTTGCCATGATGTTCTTCCACTGGACTACAGCTCCCATGCTCCTCTGCTCTACTACAAGCTGGGCCTGACCTTTCTGGGTCTACTAGTCCCGCTGGTGGTCACGGCTGTGTGTTATGCACGGATAGTCCGAGAACTCAACCACTCACACCACGACTGGGCGCTGTATGTCAAGGCTAGCTCGCTGGTGTTTGTGATTTTTGTGGCATGTTTCGGCCCCGCCGGGACCCTCCACTTCCTGCATTATGTGCGTCTGTTGGCAGGCGAAGAGGACAGCTTCTACGGCTACTTCAATGTGGcagtgtgtctgtgctgtctGCATGCCTGCCTGGAcccattcctcttcctccttaTGTCCAAATCAACCGGATCCAAACTCCACTTCATGACTCTGAGCATCTCCACCTGA
- the LOC118385468 gene encoding proteinase-activated receptor 3 isoform X2 — MLAIVVGIPANVAILSSVATEVRRVSSAILYCSLAISDLFLLLSLVFKAHYHLHGNQWVFGETACRIVTACFYGNLYCSAHTLACISVKRYLAVVRPFLYKSLPKRAYTAWASVVVWGVFGAAVIPELLVRQSYHLPQLGLTTCHDVLPLDYSSHAPLLYYKLGLTFLGLLVPLVVTAVCYARIVRELNHSHHDWALYVKASSLVFVIFVACFGPAGTLHFLHYVRLLAGEEDSFYGYFNVAVCLCCLHACLDPFLFLLMSKSTGSKLHFMTLSIST; from the coding sequence ATGCTGGCCATTGTCGTGGGGATCCCAGCCAACGTCGCCATCTTGTCCTCCGTGGCCACCGAAGTCAGGAGGGTGTCGTCGGCCATCCTCTACTGCAGCCTGGCCATCTccgacctcttcctcctcctctccctcgtctTCAAGGCCCACTACCATCTCCACGGCAACCAATGGGTGTTCGGCGAGACTGCCTGCCGCATCGTCACAGCCTGTTTCTACGGCAACCTGTACTGCTCGGCACACACGCTAGCCTGTATTAGCGTCAAACGCTACCTGGCCGTGGTGCGCCCGTTTCTCTACAAGAGCCTCCCCAAGAGGGCCTATACCGCCTGGGCCAGCGTGGTTGTTTGGGGGGTGTTTGGGGCTGCTGTCATACCCGAGCTCCTGGTCCGGCAGAGCTACCACCTCCCTCAGCTAGGCCTCACTACTTGCCATGATGTTCTTCCACTGGACTACAGCTCCCATGCTCCTCTGCTCTACTACAAGCTGGGCCTGACCTTTCTGGGTCTACTAGTCCCGCTGGTGGTCACGGCTGTGTGTTATGCACGGATAGTCCGAGAACTCAACCACTCACACCACGACTGGGCGCTGTATGTCAAGGCTAGCTCGCTGGTGTTTGTGATTTTTGTGGCATGTTTCGGCCCCGCCGGGACCCTCCACTTCCTGCATTATGTGCGTCTGTTGGCAGGCGAAGAGGACAGCTTCTACGGCTACTTCAATGTGGcagtgtgtctgtgctgtctGCATGCCTGCCTGGAcccattcctcttcctccttaTGTCCAAATCAACCGGATCCAAACTCCACTTCATGACTCTGAGCATCTCCACCTGA